The Flavobacterium faecale genome has a segment encoding these proteins:
- a CDS encoding KUP/HAK/KT family potassium transporter, which translates to MSTSHKDLHSKLTLGGLLITLGIIYGDIGTSPLYVMKAILGEHTINIDVVLGGISAVFWTLTLQTTVKYVLITLSADNHGEGGIFALYALVKKTKIKWLIVPAIIGGSALLADGIITPPISVSSAVEGIKTFYPNINTVPIVIGILFVLFTIQQFGTKLVGKFFAPMMLIWFSMLATLGVIQIIKQPEVFRAINPYYAYHLLKIHPEGFFVLGLVFLCTTGAEALYSDMGHCGRKNIRVSWIFVKIALLLNYFGQGAYLIQHEGQTLETLGGKNGNPFYLIMADWFQPFGIVIATLAAVIASQALITGSFTLINEAMRLNFWPKVKIKYPTELKGQLYIPSINWLLFFGCVGIVIHFEESSNMEHAYGLAIILCMIMTTILLNFYLIMKRVKLYFMVPLITFYLLIELSFLAANVTKFADGGYVTLLIALVLISIMTTWYLAKKINKSYTKIVKIADYKKVLTELSVDLTIPKYATHLVYMTNANRSDEIEEKVMYSILQKRPKRADIYWFVHVNILTEPYKSEYRVTEILKDDLYRIDFNLGFREPTKINLMFKEVIKDMVKKGEVDITSRYESLNKNNIIGDFKFVLSEKFLSNDSDLLWFEKIVMNSYFLIKKLSLSEESAFGLDSSSVKIEKFPMVLHAPETIGLTRVE; encoded by the coding sequence ATGAGCACATCGCACAAAGATTTACATTCTAAATTAACTTTAGGGGGTTTATTGATAACATTAGGAATCATCTACGGAGATATTGGTACTTCACCATTATATGTAATGAAAGCAATCCTAGGAGAACACACCATTAATATTGACGTTGTACTTGGAGGTATTTCCGCTGTTTTTTGGACATTAACACTTCAAACCACCGTCAAATACGTACTCATTACACTTAGCGCAGACAATCATGGTGAAGGAGGAATATTTGCACTCTACGCTTTGGTCAAGAAGACAAAAATAAAATGGCTTATTGTTCCCGCTATTATTGGAGGTAGTGCATTACTTGCAGACGGAATAATCACCCCTCCTATCTCAGTATCTTCAGCTGTTGAAGGGATTAAGACTTTCTATCCTAACATTAATACGGTACCCATTGTAATTGGTATTTTATTTGTTTTGTTTACCATTCAGCAATTTGGAACAAAATTAGTTGGAAAGTTTTTTGCTCCAATGATGCTAATTTGGTTTAGCATGCTTGCAACACTAGGAGTTATTCAAATAATAAAACAGCCCGAAGTCTTTAGAGCAATTAACCCCTATTACGCCTATCATTTATTAAAAATTCATCCTGAAGGTTTTTTTGTACTTGGACTTGTTTTCCTATGTACAACAGGTGCAGAAGCATTGTACTCAGACATGGGTCACTGCGGACGTAAGAACATACGTGTGAGTTGGATCTTTGTAAAAATAGCTTTATTACTTAATTATTTCGGACAAGGAGCCTACTTAATTCAGCACGAAGGACAAACTTTAGAAACTCTTGGTGGTAAAAATGGTAATCCGTTCTATCTCATCATGGCTGACTGGTTTCAACCTTTCGGAATTGTAATTGCAACATTAGCTGCTGTAATCGCCTCTCAAGCCTTAATCACTGGTTCATTCACGTTGATAAACGAAGCGATGCGATTGAATTTTTGGCCAAAAGTTAAAATCAAATACCCTACAGAATTAAAAGGGCAATTGTATATCCCATCTATCAACTGGTTACTATTTTTTGGTTGTGTAGGTATCGTAATCCATTTTGAAGAGTCTAGCAATATGGAGCACGCTTATGGATTGGCTATTATCTTGTGTATGATTATGACAACTATTTTACTAAACTTCTACCTTATTATGAAGCGAGTAAAATTGTATTTCATGGTACCGTTAATTACATTTTACTTGCTAATTGAGCTTAGCTTTCTTGCGGCCAACGTTACCAAATTTGCAGACGGTGGATATGTTACGTTGCTTATTGCCTTAGTCTTAATTTCGATCATGACTACTTGGTATCTTGCCAAAAAAATCAACAAGAGCTACACCAAAATTGTAAAAATAGCCGATTACAAAAAAGTACTAACAGAGTTAAGTGTTGACTTAACGATTCCAAAATACGCAACACATTTGGTTTACATGACCAATGCGAATCGCTCTGACGAAATAGAAGAGAAAGTAATGTACTCTATTTTACAAAAAAGACCAAAAAGAGCAGATATCTATTGGTTTGTTCACGTAAACATTCTTACTGAACCTTATAAATCGGAATACCGTGTAACTGAAATACTAAAAGATGATTTGTATCGAATTGATTTCAACTTAGGATTCAGAGAACCTACAAAAATCAACCTTATGTTTAAGGAAGTTATCAAAGACATGGTAAAAAAAGGAGAAGTTGACATAACAAGTCGTTATGAATCTCTAAATAAAAACAACATCATTGGTGATTTTAAATTTGTATTATCTGAAAAATTCTTATCCAATGACAGTGATTTACTATGGTTCGAAAAGATCGTAATGAATTCTTATTTCTTAATCAAAAAATTAAGCTTATCAGAAGAAAGTGCTTTTGGACTTGATAGTAGTTCTGTTAAAATTGAAAAGTTTCCAATGGTTCTTCATGCTCCCGAGACTATCGGTTTGACCCGCGTAGAATAA
- a CDS encoding sensor of ECF-type sigma factor: MKLKKIFLFLLLVNFIGFAQDSMVEKKNQIKALKTSFFTSELSLTSSEASRFWPIYNAYDDKQFEIRHQKVRTYRNSMKNNLLDKMSEKDATDLLRQIESTDEEIYLLRKNLITNLKRFLPKVKIIKLKKAEEDFNRKLLQQYKDKNSKN, translated from the coding sequence ATGAAGTTAAAAAAAATATTCTTATTCTTACTCCTTGTCAACTTTATTGGGTTTGCTCAAGATAGTATGGTTGAGAAAAAAAATCAGATTAAAGCCTTAAAAACTAGTTTTTTTACCTCAGAACTGAGCCTAACATCATCAGAGGCAAGCCGTTTTTGGCCCATATACAACGCCTATGATGACAAACAATTTGAAATTAGACACCAAAAAGTAAGAACTTACCGCAACTCCATGAAGAATAACCTTTTGGATAAAATGAGCGAAAAAGATGCTACAGATTTACTACGTCAAATTGAAAGTACCGACGAAGAAATCTACCTTTTGCGCAAAAATCTCATCACCAATTTAAAAAGGTTCTTGCCGAAAGTAAAAATCATCAAACTAAAAAAAGCAGAGGAAGATTTTAATCGAAAATTACTGCAACAATACAAAGACAAAAATTCTAAAAATTAG
- a CDS encoding RNA polymerase sigma factor has product MLEEKEFIERLLHPKTQNEAFRKLLFDYQKPLYSHIRNIVLNHDDADDVLQNTFVKVFQHLKNFKGESKLFSWMYRIATNEALTFLNQKAKKSGISSVELQNKAIDNLKSDSYFDGDEIQLKLQQAIATLPEKQQLVFKMKYFEELKYEQISDILGTSVGGLKASYHHAVKKIEAFVTKN; this is encoded by the coding sequence TTGCTCGAAGAAAAAGAATTTATTGAACGATTGTTACATCCTAAAACGCAAAATGAAGCGTTTCGAAAACTCTTGTTTGATTATCAAAAACCACTATACAGCCACATACGAAACATTGTTTTGAATCACGATGATGCAGATGATGTGCTGCAAAATACATTTGTCAAAGTTTTTCAGCATCTTAAAAATTTTAAAGGCGAAAGCAAACTTTTTTCTTGGATGTATCGTATTGCAACCAATGAGGCACTTACTTTTTTAAATCAGAAAGCTAAAAAAAGCGGTATAAGTTCGGTGGAATTACAAAACAAAGCGATAGATAATTTAAAATCAGACAGTTATTTTGATGGTGACGAAATTCAGTTAAAATTACAGCAAGCTATTGCTACCTTACCCGAGAAACAACAATTAGTTTTTAAAATGAAGTATTTTGAGGAATTAAAATACGAACAAATATCAGATATTTTAGGAACCTCAGTAGGAGGATTAAAAGCATCCTACCATCACGCAGTAAAAAAAATTGAAGCTTTTGTTACCAAAAATTAA
- a CDS encoding SRPBCC family protein — protein sequence MRILKYIFLLLLLSLVALSIFIATQKGAFDIERSKVINSSQSSVYNYVNEYRNWEDFGSWAEEDPEMKFVYADKTSGPGASFSWEGKDGNGDLKTLFAKENDSISQKMVFNGNSSDVSWKFKDTIGGTKVTWRTKGQMSFMFKIYSALMGGPDALIGKMYEKSLSNLDKALDYEINTYAVADNGVVKRPTIYYLSQSFTSEISKVIKNSKIVVPKITSFCEENSITTAGKPFVIYHTYDVIKNIAKVSICVPIQSEIFISPGSDMISGKLVVGQAVKATLTGDYSHTGKAFEKAVAFVNKNQLKVDPTISHIEVFATSKEDVKNPSKWVTETYIPLFQVYVAPPTPVATSTAADVEAVPDHEMTETDTPITEKRTYYKPKPVVKQEPIKVHPIQSSAAVIKKIETKKIEIKKPQPAKVVEPEDKGEDSEF from the coding sequence ATGCGCATTTTAAAATATATATTTTTACTATTGCTATTGAGCCTTGTAGCCTTGTCTATCTTTATAGCAACACAAAAAGGAGCATTCGATATAGAAAGAAGCAAAGTGATTAACTCCTCACAATCATCTGTTTACAACTATGTAAACGAGTATAGAAACTGGGAAGATTTTGGATCGTGGGCAGAGGAAGACCCTGAGATGAAGTTTGTATATGCCGATAAAACCTCAGGTCCAGGAGCTTCATTCTCATGGGAAGGAAAAGATGGTAATGGAGATCTGAAAACATTATTTGCGAAAGAAAACGATAGTATTTCTCAAAAAATGGTATTTAATGGTAACTCATCTGATGTTTCATGGAAATTTAAAGATACTATTGGCGGAACAAAAGTAACATGGAGAACCAAAGGACAAATGAGTTTTATGTTCAAAATCTATTCTGCATTAATGGGAGGACCAGACGCTTTAATAGGTAAAATGTATGAAAAAAGCTTGAGCAATCTAGACAAAGCATTGGATTACGAAATAAACACCTATGCTGTTGCTGACAATGGCGTGGTAAAACGACCTACCATCTATTACTTATCACAATCATTTACTTCTGAAATTTCAAAAGTTATCAAGAACAGCAAAATTGTAGTTCCGAAAATTACTAGTTTTTGCGAAGAAAACAGCATTACAACGGCAGGAAAACCATTTGTAATTTATCATACTTATGATGTTATAAAAAATATTGCAAAAGTATCAATCTGTGTTCCTATACAAAGTGAAATCTTCATAAGCCCAGGAAGTGACATGATATCAGGAAAATTAGTTGTTGGTCAAGCGGTGAAAGCAACATTAACGGGTGATTATTCACATACAGGAAAAGCATTTGAGAAAGCGGTTGCCTTTGTCAATAAAAACCAACTGAAGGTAGACCCTACGATTTCGCACATTGAAGTATTTGCTACTAGCAAAGAAGATGTAAAAAACCCTTCGAAATGGGTGACAGAAACCTACATTCCATTATTTCAAGTATACGTTGCTCCACCTACACCTGTGGCTACTAGTACAGCTGCTGATGTTGAAGCAGTACCTGATCATGAAATGACAGAGACTGATACACCTATAACAGAAAAAAGAACGTACTACAAACCAAAACCTGTGGTAAAACAAGAGCCTATTAAAGTACACCCAATACAAAGTTCGGCAGCGGTGATCAAAAAAATAGAGACAAAAAAGATAGAGATTAAAAAACCACAACCTGCAAAAGTTGTAGAACCAGAAGACAAAGGAGAGGATTCTGAATTTTAA
- a CDS encoding dipeptidyl-peptidase 3 family protein, with product MKFYYNASLALTFFASLVGTAQDVASKKENKENSFDFQVEQFSDIKVLRYQIPGWENLTLKEQKLVYYLTQAGTSGRDIMWDQNYKYNLKIRKALENIYLNYKGDKTASDWNNFEIYLKRVWFSNGIHHHYSNDKIKPDFSPAYFASLCKSTKTVLEPKIVAILFNDQDNKKVNLDEAKGLVEGSAINFYGNGITHKEVEDFYAQKKSPDAAKPYSFGLNSKLVRNSKGQLEEKVWKSGGMYGAAIDKIIFWLQKAKSVAENTKQADALGLLIQYYTTGSLKTWDDYNIAWLQATEGNIDYINGFIEVYNDPVGYRGSYETVVQIKDFDMSKKMEVLSKNAQWFEDNSPLTPSHKKKNVVGVSYKTVIVAGEAGDASPSTPIGVNLPNADWIRATYGSKSVSLGNLVDAYGKSAGKGRLEEFVNDSEELERAKKYGEMGDKLHTALHEVVGHASGKINEGVGTPKETLKSYASTMEEGRADLVALYYLYNPKIQELGLVDDWQKVGMESYDAYIRNGLLSQLIRIKLGESIEEAHMRNRQWVSAWVFEKGKNENVIEKVVRNGKTYINITDYEKLHDLFGQLLKEVQRIKSEGDYEAAKSLVENYGVKVDQKIHAEVIERNKQFPSAPYSGFVNPFLTPKVDAKGEILSIEVIQPKTFAEQMLYYAKNFSFLPAVN from the coding sequence ATGAAGTTTTATTATAATGCTAGCCTTGCGCTAACTTTTTTTGCGTCTTTGGTGGGTACCGCTCAAGATGTTGCTAGTAAAAAGGAAAACAAAGAAAATTCATTTGATTTTCAAGTAGAGCAATTTTCAGATATTAAGGTTTTAAGGTATCAAATTCCAGGTTGGGAAAATTTGACTTTAAAAGAACAAAAATTGGTTTATTATCTCACACAAGCGGGTACATCAGGCCGTGACATTATGTGGGATCAAAATTATAAGTACAATCTAAAAATTAGAAAAGCTCTAGAAAATATTTACCTTAACTATAAAGGAGATAAAACTGCTAGCGATTGGAATAATTTTGAGATCTACCTAAAAAGAGTATGGTTTTCAAATGGAATCCACCATCATTATTCGAATGATAAAATTAAGCCTGATTTTTCACCAGCCTATTTTGCGTCTTTATGTAAGAGTACCAAAACGGTGTTAGAACCCAAAATTGTAGCAATTCTTTTTAATGATCAAGACAACAAAAAAGTGAATCTTGATGAGGCTAAAGGATTAGTAGAAGGTTCTGCAATTAATTTTTACGGAAATGGAATTACACATAAGGAGGTAGAAGATTTCTATGCTCAGAAAAAAAGTCCTGATGCTGCTAAGCCGTATTCATTTGGTTTAAATTCGAAATTGGTTCGAAATAGTAAAGGCCAATTAGAAGAGAAAGTTTGGAAAAGTGGCGGAATGTACGGTGCAGCGATAGATAAAATTATCTTTTGGTTGCAAAAAGCTAAAAGCGTTGCCGAAAACACGAAGCAAGCAGATGCCTTAGGATTATTGATTCAGTATTATACGACTGGTAGTTTGAAAACTTGGGACGATTACAATATTGCGTGGTTACAAGCTACAGAGGGAAATATTGACTACATCAACGGATTTATAGAAGTATACAACGATCCAGTGGGTTACAGAGGTTCTTATGAAACGGTAGTGCAAATTAAGGATTTCGATATGTCTAAAAAAATGGAAGTTTTGTCTAAAAACGCACAATGGTTTGAGGATAATTCACCTTTAACGCCATCACACAAAAAGAAAAATGTTGTTGGGGTATCTTATAAAACGGTTATCGTTGCGGGTGAAGCGGGAGATGCATCTCCAAGTACGCCAATTGGGGTCAATCTTCCCAATGCAGATTGGATTCGTGCTACTTACGGATCAAAATCAGTATCGTTAGGAAACCTTGTTGATGCTTATGGAAAATCTGCTGGAAAAGGTAGATTGGAAGAATTTGTAAATGATAGTGAAGAACTTGAGAGAGCCAAGAAATATGGCGAAATGGGGGATAAGTTGCATACAGCGCTGCATGAAGTAGTAGGACACGCATCGGGTAAAATCAATGAAGGTGTTGGAACACCAAAAGAAACTTTAAAGAGTTACGCTTCTACAATGGAGGAAGGACGTGCAGATCTAGTGGCTTTGTATTATTTGTACAATCCAAAAATTCAAGAATTAGGACTGGTTGATGATTGGCAAAAAGTAGGTATGGAGTCTTATGATGCTTATATTCGAAATGGACTTTTGTCGCAGTTGATCAGAATTAAGTTGGGCGAAAGTATTGAAGAAGCACACATGCGCAATCGCCAATGGGTGAGTGCTTGGGTATTTGAAAAAGGGAAAAATGAGAATGTGATTGAGAAAGTGGTTCGCAATGGTAAGACTTATATCAATATTACAGATTATGAAAAACTACATGACTTATTTGGACAATTATTGAAAGAGGTACAACGTATTAAGTCTGAAGGAGATTATGAGGCTGCTAAATCTTTGGTCGAAAACTACGGAGTGAAAGTGGATCAAAAAATACATGCTGAAGTTATTGAGCGTAACAAACAATTTCCGTCTGCGCCATACAGCGGTTTTGTAAATCCATTTTTGACACCAAAAGTAGATGCAAAAGGCGAAATACTTTCTATTGAAGTGATTCAACCAAAAACGTTTGCTGAACAAATGTTGTATTATGCAAAAAACTTTAGTTTTTTGCCAGCAGTAAACTAG
- the gap gene encoding type I glyceraldehyde-3-phosphate dehydrogenase — MKTRIAINGFGRIGRNLFRLLLNHPSIEVIAINDIADTKTMAHLLKYDSIHGVLPSKVTADETGFFVDDTHYLFFHERTISNLDWKSLELDYVIESTGKYKTFDDINAHILAGAKKVILSAPAEVENIKTVVLGVNEHILDGTETIISNASCTTNNAAPMIKVIEELCGIEQAYITTIHSYTTDQSLHDQPHRDLRRARGASQSIVPTTTGAAKALTKIFPELDNKLGGCGIRVPVPDGSLTDITFNVKRKVSIEEINQAFEKAAQTNLKGILDYTEDPIVSVDILGNPHSCLFDAQLTSVIEKMVKVVGWYDNEIGYSSRIIDLILFTSK; from the coding sequence TTGAAAACAAGAATTGCTATAAATGGTTTTGGACGTATTGGCCGAAACCTATTTCGCCTTTTACTCAATCATCCAAGCATCGAAGTTATCGCAATTAATGATATTGCCGATACCAAAACGATGGCGCATTTATTAAAGTATGATAGCATTCACGGTGTTTTACCTAGTAAAGTAACCGCTGATGAAACAGGCTTTTTTGTAGATGACACTCATTATTTATTTTTTCATGAGCGAACGATTTCTAATTTAGATTGGAAAAGTCTGGAGCTTGATTATGTTATTGAATCTACCGGAAAATATAAAACCTTTGACGACATTAATGCTCATATATTGGCTGGAGCCAAAAAAGTGATTCTTTCTGCTCCTGCAGAAGTAGAAAACATAAAGACGGTAGTATTAGGAGTTAACGAACATATCCTTGATGGAACGGAAACTATTATATCTAACGCAAGTTGTACTACCAATAATGCGGCTCCTATGATCAAAGTGATTGAGGAACTTTGCGGTATTGAGCAAGCGTACATTACTACTATACACTCCTACACAACAGACCAAAGTTTGCATGACCAACCGCATCGAGATTTGCGACGCGCACGTGGTGCTAGTCAGTCCATTGTACCTACAACTACGGGGGCAGCCAAAGCGTTGACCAAAATTTTCCCAGAACTTGACAACAAACTTGGAGGTTGCGGTATTCGCGTACCTGTACCAGATGGCTCTTTGACTGATATTACTTTTAATGTAAAACGTAAAGTAAGCATCGAAGAAATTAACCAAGCTTTTGAAAAAGCAGCACAAACAAACCTAAAAGGAATTTTGGATTATACTGAGGACCCAATCGTTTCAGTTGATATCTTAGGAAACCCTCATTCGTGTTTGTTTGATGCACAACTGACCTCTGTGATCGAAAAGATGGTCAAAGTGGTGGGTTGGTATGATAACGAAATTGGCTATTCTTCTCGCATAATTGATTTAATTTTGTTCACTTCAAAATAA
- the lipA gene encoding lipoyl synthase, which translates to METVLDTTAPVAKPKWLKVKLPIGKKYTELRGLVDKYSLNTICTSGSCPNMGECWGEGTATFMILGNTCTRSCGFCGVKTGRPETVDWDEPEKVAGSIKIMNIKHAVITSVDRDDLKDGGSIIWIETVKAIRRMNPNTTLETLIPDFQGIERNIDRIVEANPEVVSHNMETVRRLTREVRIQAKYDRSLEVLRYLKEKGINRTKSGIMLGLGEQEEEVYQTMRDLRDANVDVVTIGQYLQPSKKHLPVKEFITPEQFAKYEQYGLELGFRHVESGPLVRSSYKAQKHIL; encoded by the coding sequence ATGGAAACTGTTTTAGATACGACTGCACCTGTTGCAAAACCAAAATGGCTTAAAGTAAAATTACCAATAGGAAAAAAATATACTGAACTTCGTGGTTTGGTTGATAAATATAGCTTGAACACGATTTGTACCTCTGGAAGCTGCCCGAATATGGGTGAATGCTGGGGAGAAGGTACTGCCACTTTTATGATTCTTGGAAATACTTGCACGCGTTCGTGCGGGTTTTGCGGTGTAAAAACTGGTCGTCCTGAAACTGTAGATTGGGATGAACCTGAAAAAGTAGCGGGATCAATCAAAATCATGAATATCAAGCATGCTGTAATTACAAGTGTGGATCGTGATGATTTGAAAGATGGAGGATCTATTATTTGGATCGAAACCGTTAAGGCTATTCGCAGAATGAACCCAAACACAACACTAGAGACTTTGATTCCGGACTTTCAAGGAATTGAACGTAATATTGATCGAATTGTTGAAGCGAATCCAGAAGTGGTTTCACACAACATGGAAACCGTACGCCGCTTGACTCGCGAAGTACGTATCCAAGCCAAATATGACCGTAGTCTTGAAGTTTTACGTTATTTAAAAGAAAAAGGAATTAATAGAACTAAATCTGGAATCATGTTGGGTCTGGGTGAACAAGAAGAAGAAGTTTACCAAACTATGAGAGACCTACGCGATGCCAATGTCGATGTTGTTACTATTGGTCAATATTTGCAACCAAGTAAAAAACATTTGCCTGTAAAAGAGTTTATCACGCCAGAACAGTTTGCAAAATACGAACAATACGGTTTGGAATTAGGTTTCCGTCATGTTGAAAGTGGCCCACTAGTTCGTTCTTCTTACAAGGCACAAAAACACATTTTATAA
- a CDS encoding energy transducer TonB has translation MSKSSIYESNWINLVFENRNKEYGAFQLRQESAKTSFMALLISISICALVFAVPKVLQSFDLLLNDPVEIAPPTIDRPIIPVRFTPPPTEVQPEAKAIVPKVKPQVVTEKIVAKSLAHPIVVQADLATADVPKTDLIPTSSIDPNAIIGDKPTIYKGATTPEATGTTTSPGYGDKIATTAALDKLPAFPGGIEKFYNYVGRTFETPEINEEKMVRIMVYFVVEKDGSMTDIQVKNNPGYGLDKEAIRVLKSLKTKWTPGIINKEPVRTAYSMPISVQMY, from the coding sequence ATGTCAAAATCAAGTATCTACGAATCAAACTGGATTAATCTAGTATTCGAAAACAGAAACAAAGAGTACGGAGCGTTCCAACTACGCCAAGAAAGTGCAAAAACATCATTTATGGCTTTATTGATCAGTATTTCAATTTGTGCGCTAGTATTTGCTGTGCCAAAAGTTTTGCAAAGTTTTGATCTCCTACTAAATGATCCTGTAGAAATAGCACCGCCAACTATTGACCGCCCGATCATCCCCGTGCGCTTTACACCGCCACCAACGGAGGTACAACCTGAAGCAAAAGCAATCGTACCAAAGGTAAAACCACAGGTAGTTACAGAGAAAATAGTCGCCAAAAGTCTCGCGCATCCCATTGTTGTTCAAGCCGATCTCGCTACTGCTGATGTTCCAAAAACAGACCTTATTCCGACGTCATCAATAGATCCTAATGCAATTATTGGCGACAAACCAACAATATACAAAGGAGCAACTACCCCAGAGGCCACAGGAACTACTACGTCACCTGGTTATGGAGACAAAATTGCTACAACAGCAGCTCTAGACAAACTTCCTGCTTTTCCTGGTGGAATCGAAAAATTCTACAATTATGTAGGTCGTACTTTTGAAACTCCAGAAATTAATGAGGAAAAAATGGTACGCATTATGGTTTATTTTGTTGTAGAAAAAGATGGATCGATGACCGATATTCAAGTAAAAAACAATCCTGGATACGGCCTAGATAAGGAAGCCATTCGAGTATTGAAATCATTAAAAACAAAATGGACTCCCGGAATAATTAATAAAGAACCCGTTCGTACTGCGTACAGTATGCCTATTTCTGTTCAAATGTATTAA